In Syntrophomonas wolfei subsp. wolfei str. Goettingen G311, a single window of DNA contains:
- a CDS encoding acyl-CoA dehydratase activase, with amino-acid sequence MNYVGIDIGSTAAKTIVFNGEKVIASFVMPTGWSSKETAVRIKGQLESLGFNVESADIKTIATGYGRISVEYADMVLTEITCHGKGGYHLFSQDGVIIDVGGQDTKVITIKHGTVSNFLMNDKCSAGTGKFIEIMANRLAVDIDELFSLAEGGTPIPISSMCTVFAESEIISHIGAGQPKTDLAAGIVQSVVSRVALLVERHDIKGICILTGGLSHNQYFRKQLGEKLRREIHTHDLGKYAGALGAALIAADKFKH; translated from the coding sequence ATGAATTATGTTGGCATTGACATTGGATCAACCGCCGCTAAAACAATTGTTTTTAACGGGGAAAAGGTAATTGCTTCTTTCGTTATGCCTACCGGTTGGAGCAGTAAGGAAACTGCCGTACGTATAAAAGGCCAATTGGAATCTTTGGGGTTTAATGTGGAATCCGCAGATATAAAAACGATCGCCACCGGTTATGGACGCATTTCGGTTGAATATGCAGATATGGTTTTGACAGAAATCACCTGTCATGGCAAAGGTGGCTACCATTTGTTTTCTCAGGACGGCGTAATCATTGACGTGGGAGGTCAGGATACCAAGGTTATTACCATAAAACATGGGACGGTCTCCAACTTCTTGATGAATGATAAATGCTCAGCCGGCACTGGCAAGTTTATTGAGATTATGGCCAATCGTCTGGCAGTTGATATTGACGAGCTTTTCAGCTTGGCTGAAGGCGGTACGCCTATTCCGATTAGTTCCATGTGTACGGTCTTTGCTGAGTCGGAAATCATTAGTCATATTGGAGCTGGACAGCCAAAAACAGATTTGGCCGCTGGTATCGTGCAATCTGTAGTATCCCGGGTAGCTCTACTGGTAGAACGGCACGATATAAAGGGAATCTGTATTTTAACAGGGGGATTAAGTCATAACCAATACTTCAGGAAACAACTTGGCGAGAAACTACGCCGAGAGATTCATACTCATGATCTGGGTAAATATGCCGGCGCGTTGGGAGCAGCGCTTATAGCGGCAGATAAATTCAAGCATTAA
- a CDS encoding BlaI/MecI/CopY family transcriptional regulator — translation MEIKLFDSELRIMDVLWREGDTTAKKISDILNKQVGWNVNTTYTLIKRCIAKGAIKRSEPNFMCHALIAKEKVQEQETTELINKVFDGSADLLFASLLSRKNLSPEEIERLKQIVNNLK, via the coding sequence ATGGAAATAAAATTGTTCGATTCTGAATTAAGAATTATGGATGTCCTTTGGCGGGAAGGCGATACGACAGCCAAGAAAATTTCCGATATTCTTAACAAACAGGTTGGCTGGAATGTGAATACGACTTACACCCTTATTAAAAGATGTATTGCCAAAGGCGCAATTAAGCGCAGCGAGCCTAATTTTATGTGCCATGCTTTGATCGCCAAGGAGAAGGTACAGGAACAGGAAACGACTGAACTGATCAACAAGGTGTTTGACGGTTCCGCCGACTTGCTTTTTGCATCTCTTCTGAGCAGAAAAAACCTGTCCCCGGAGGAAATAGAGAGGCTGAAGCAGATCGTCAACAATTTGAAGTGA
- a CDS encoding terminase gpP N-terminus-related DNA-binding protein, which produces MRNIDEREKALNMYFHEGKGYGEIAHTLGIPKNTIKSWARRYRISHDIPKRYDTPLAKEPVKKESLHVHKIKDETSPEARIARLEMEVELLRNFLILTEER; this is translated from the coding sequence GTGCGAAATATCGATGAACGTGAGAAGGCTTTGAATATGTACTTTCACGAGGGAAAAGGCTATGGCGAAATAGCGCATACACTTGGTATACCTAAAAACACTATAAAATCATGGGCGAGGAGATATAGAATATCCCACGATATACCAAAGCGCTATGATACTCCGCTTGCTAAGGAGCCTGTCAAGAAGGAAAGTCTACATGTCCACAAAATAAAAGATGAAACAAGTCCGGAAGCGCGGATTGCCCGCCTTGAAATGGAGGTGGAACTGCTCAGAAATTTTCTTATACTGACCGAAGAAAGGTGA
- a CDS encoding IS3 family transposase: MRKPQIFSVIERFAGKYSISEMCKFYNVSRRGFYDFRKRQQGENPDQELINLISECHKKHKRRYGYRRLTLWLKQEKNLVVNKKKVLRITSRNNLLSAIRRRKVTKFKPNGNLKYENVLNREFYSEIPNEKWVTDISYIIMPDGTAYLSAIRDLCGNFIVAYRTAKKQDYSIVKNTISNAIQAEKPQKPPLLHSDGGGQYRSFDYREQTTEHGITPSMSKPSTPGDNACAENFFSIFKTECIYLEKPKTLDEALKLTDEFVHYYNYERIQGNGLTPYEERQIAFVKQKADI, translated from the coding sequence GTGAGAAAACCACAAATATTCTCGGTCATAGAGCGGTTTGCTGGCAAGTATAGCATTAGTGAAATGTGTAAGTTTTACAATGTTTCCCGGCGCGGGTTTTATGATTTCAGGAAACGTCAGCAAGGTGAAAACCCCGACCAAGAACTGATAAATTTAATCAGCGAGTGCCATAAAAAACATAAACGCCGATACGGTTACAGGCGGTTGACCTTATGGCTGAAACAGGAAAAGAACTTGGTTGTCAACAAAAAGAAAGTTTTGCGAATCACAAGCCGGAACAATCTTTTGTCGGCTATTCGCCGCAGGAAAGTTACTAAATTCAAACCAAATGGCAATCTGAAGTATGAAAACGTGCTTAACCGGGAATTTTACAGCGAAATTCCGAATGAGAAATGGGTAACGGATATTTCGTATATTATTATGCCGGACGGAACAGCTTATTTATCAGCAATCCGCGATTTATGCGGCAATTTTATCGTGGCATATAGAACTGCGAAAAAGCAGGATTATTCAATTGTCAAAAACACTATTTCAAATGCCATTCAAGCCGAAAAGCCGCAAAAACCGCCGCTCTTACACAGCGATGGCGGCGGACAATACCGCTCGTTCGACTACCGGGAACAGACAACGGAACACGGCATAACACCGTCGATGTCGAAGCCCTCCACGCCTGGCGATAACGCCTGCGCGGAGAACTTTTTCAGCATTTTCAAGACAGAATGCATTTATCTTGAGAAGCCGAAAACGCTTGATGAAGCCTTAAAATTGACCGATGAATTTGTCCATTATTACAATTATGAGAGGATTCAAGGGAATGGCTTAACACCTTATGAGGAACGGCAAATAGCGTTCGTAAAACAAAAAGCCGATATTTAA
- a CDS encoding M56 family metallopeptidase: MLIYTPCRVGVHFICAELWGQYLEIVDMGKHAATGASTISMFMSPLISIWIAGICICTIFFLLSYIKCRREFQTALPVENDFINRWQQRHSLRRTVQIRQSDRIKAPLTYGVWHPVVLLPKAIDWTDETTMQYILTHEYVHIRRFDALAKLLITSAVCIHWFNPLVWAMYMLANRDIELTCDESVVRAFGDTAKSTYALALIGLEEKKSRLIPLFNNFSKNAIEERIIAIMKIKKYSLPVIIVAVLLIAGVTVGFACSKATVGQNSYLTEKSEELNPASPSPVSEKTPVNNGETIAEPASNNDGNSSSSEIRKVYYSDGQHKTEIDGVPVYPVHCVVIGKYYYKRIDRETGKNQVSFDDGSTWLSTRNNPESKKIEVSADGVTWKDLIATIQEPKYSEFCNHKYFYMRSDPDTGQEMASYDDGVTWLFYHENVITGRAEISSDGVKWREWIR; the protein is encoded by the coding sequence GTGTTGATCTATACGCCTTGCAGGGTGGGTGTGCATTTTATTTGTGCGGAACTTTGGGGGCAGTACCTGGAAATAGTTGATATGGGGAAACATGCTGCTACTGGTGCTTCAACTATATCCATGTTCATGTCGCCCCTGATCTCAATTTGGATAGCGGGCATTTGTATCTGCACTATATTTTTCTTGCTTAGCTATATCAAATGCCGCCGAGAATTTCAAACTGCCCTGCCGGTGGAGAACGACTTTATAAACCGCTGGCAGCAACGACATTCCTTGCGGCGGACGGTTCAAATCAGGCAAAGTGACAGAATAAAGGCTCCCCTAACTTATGGGGTATGGCATCCGGTGGTTCTTTTACCCAAAGCAATTGATTGGACGGATGAAACGACAATGCAGTATATACTGACCCACGAGTATGTACATATCAGACGTTTTGACGCGCTGGCAAAACTGCTGATTACATCCGCTGTATGCATCCATTGGTTTAATCCCCTGGTGTGGGCAATGTATATGCTGGCAAACCGGGATATCGAACTCACTTGTGACGAGTCCGTGGTGCGGGCGTTTGGGGATACGGCTAAATCAACTTATGCACTGGCGCTTATTGGACTTGAAGAAAAGAAAAGCCGCTTGATCCCGCTGTTTAATAATTTCAGCAAAAATGCCATTGAAGAAAGGATAATTGCGATTATGAAAATCAAAAAGTATTCTTTACCGGTAATCATTGTTGCTGTTTTGCTTATAGCCGGCGTTACTGTCGGGTTTGCATGCTCAAAAGCAACGGTCGGACAAAATTCTTATCTGACAGAAAAATCTGAGGAATTGAACCCGGCATCTCCATCACCGGTGTCTGAAAAAACTCCGGTAAATAATGGCGAAACAATTGCTGAACCTGCTTCAAACAATGATGGCAATAGTTCTTCTTCTGAAATTAGAAAAGTTTATTATTCGGATGGGCAGCATAAAACAGAAATAGATGGTGTGCCGGTCTATCCGGTTCATTGTGTGGTTATCGGAAAATATTATTACAAACGAATTGATCGGGAAACCGGCAAAAATCAAGTGAGTTTCGATGATGGCTCAACCTGGCTGAGCACACGCAATAACCCGGAATCCAAGAAAATTGAAGTTAGCGCCGATGGAGTTACTTGGAAAGACCTTATTGCAACTATACAAGAGCCAAAGTACTCGGAATTTTGCAATCATAAGTATTTTTACATGCGCAGCGATCCTGACACCGGTCAAGAAATGGCCAGTTACGATGACGGAGTTACCTGGC